GCCCCTTCATAATCCCAAAATGAGAGTTGCACATAGCCGGTAAAATCATCCTCTTTTAGCGATTGGAGAAAGCTGTTGAGATCGACAAAAGAAGTCCTCAGATTTTCATAAACGGCCTCTCCCTTTGGTAAGATCATATTTCAAGACCTCCTCTAATTTTTTAAGAATTTAAACTTAAAACCTTGATAATCTCCTCTCCAAGATGTTTCTGGCCGCTAAATAGAACTCATCCGCCGCGGTCCTTTCACACAAAACAACCATCAGAAAAAGGTGGTTATACCTCATAATGATCGATTGATTGTTCTTGTGCCCAAGGTTTACCCTCACAGGCTGGGTATCCCCCAAGGCCTTCCCCAACCTAGCGCCCACGGTGAACATCAACAAGGGGACCAAAGCGTCCTTTTCGGTAAAATCGTGATCGTCGCTGGTTAGTATCCTCCCTTTATCATCAACACATATCCCCTTTTCATAGCCATCAATGCTGGTCAACATCCTCAATACCCTTTCCAGCGATTCTTTTACTTCGATCTCTTTACCCAGATCCTCAAAGGCCTCCTCCACCTCCTGCAATAGGACTGAGCTATCTTTATTTTTTGTGATGGCGACCTCATCACTTCGTTTCATCCCCTCTAATAAAAGGTGTTCCCAACGGTTCGTAATGGTCTCTTTAGGAGCCGAGATCCCCATTTGAGAGGTAAACCTCCCTTCCTTCCAGCCTAGCATGGTATATAAAGCCTCTTCTCCTTCCAGGTTCCCTATTTCCGCGTGAACGATCTCGCCGTTCTTGAAGT
This Deltaproteobacteria bacterium DNA region includes the following protein-coding sequences:
- a CDS encoding response regulator; the encoded protein is MAGKDTKRVLVVDDEETLTWSMTKTLAKDKEKYELIIANTGREALQALQKYHIDVVVTDIKMPDINGLDLLLKIREEYPLTKVLIMTAYGSPEVQKEATKRGSYYYIEKPFEISDIRGLILKALEEKRGGFAGQLLDLQLVDIIQMGCLGRFTMSLTVFRSGEAGLIYFKNGEIVHAEIGNLEGEEALYTMLGWKEGRFTSQMGISAPKETITNRWEHLLLEGMKRSDEVAITKNKDSSVLLQEVEEAFEDLGKEIEVKESLERVLRMLTSIDGYEKGICVDDKGRILTSDDHDFTEKDALVPLLMFTVGARLGKALGDTQPVRVNLGHKNNQSIIMRYNHLFLMVVLCERTAADEFYLAARNILERRLSRF